Within Odontesthes bonariensis isolate fOdoBon6 chromosome 16, fOdoBon6.hap1, whole genome shotgun sequence, the genomic segment ATGTGAAACATGGGCCATAAAGCTGGAGTTTTTCATAACTTATGTTTACACCATACTTAATGTATATAGCTTTTGCGGCTGTGTTTTTATGGTGTTGCAGATAAGTTAGTTAAGGCCCAGTCCAGGTTTGTCACCACTTTATGTCTTCAAATACTCCTCTGCCAATGGGAGGTCTGAGCCTCTGCACTGTATAGAGCTAATATTTCACTACTTCGTTCATATCAGATAATACAGATTTAATTATGTTTTTGCTTCTTTCAAATTTGAAGTTGATTCAGGGGAAATAAAGCAAATGAattgacaaaataaaactggTGTTAACATATGTTTTAAGCCACAGGTGTGTACATCCTGTGCAAATAGTGCATAAAAAGACCACAGTATAGAAATAGTAGATATGTCAGAGCATTGGATGGTATTAACATGATCATTTTTAGACAATGTAGTGTCAAatacaacagcaacaacacaaTCAAAGTCACTATCAACTTTGTTGTTTCTCAGAATCATTAAATCTTATTGGCCACAGTGCTTGAAAGACAACATTAACTGTGTTTCTTACGAAGTCCctattttctgtttctgcatTCAAAGAGAGAACACTCTCATGATTGATGGTGAGGCGACACAAGTTGACCTCATCAAATTGAATTAGCTGTTCCTGGAAAATTGGTTTAGCTTGTTTTTTATTATGTGTGATACACTGTGCATAAGTTCCATTCATCAGTAGGCTATTAGCTCTTCCTTACTGCAAGACAGGACAGCTGAGGCTCTGAAAGAgcacatcaaaggaaaaacacaggtcTATTTTTGttataagtttttattttttgtgtttggtATTCAGCTCTTGCATGGTTAAAGAGGCGAAACACTGATTACATTTTATTGACATATACATGGTGTCTTTAACATTCAAGATGCAaccaaaaggggaaaaaagaaaataaaccccTTAAGTGCATTTTTAGCAGTgggatgtttttcttttgtcagattaTTCTAAAAAGGTTAGAGTTATGGATCACTCCTTGAACAGAAGTATTCATGATCGCTTTTGAAAACTTGTCTTTTGACCTTGCGTGTGATAAACAAATATAGTGCAGCCCACACTTTCTCTCCCTAGTAAATATACCTGTCTTTAGGGACCAGCTATCTAACTTTAGCATATATCTTATGCAGACACATTCATTAGCTCTTGATATCTCTCTTTTGGATCATCAAAGTTTATTACTGCTTGACCTGTTATACCTAAACATCTTCAGGAAGATTTACTTAATATACAACCACTTTAACCACTGAAAAGACAGGCCTATTCTGTTGTGCCACTCAACAGGGTGGCTGATCAGGGAAAACATTACAACAGATAACCGTAGAATGCTAATATAACTTGTGGATGGACAGCAACTTTATGGAGTTTAGTGGCGTATGTACATATGAGAGTCGGATACATTGTACAGTATATGTGATGCTGTCGTTTACCAAATTATGAATTAAGTATGATTCTCTTGAGTGTTTCTCTCCCTTCAGTGCCCCATGTTACCTGTACAAGTTAGATTGTGTTCTGGTGCATTTTGACATGGGTCTATACTCACTTTATTGGGAATACAAAAAACATCCAATGCAATGCATCGATTCCGCCTCAATTATACTTTAATATAACTTCTATGTTCTCAGTTTctgtaattattttcaaaaaggtGATAATTGTGCTTCACATTTGAGAATGTGCTCATAGTTGATAGTGGTGGCGCACTGATATAGGATTCAAATACTACTGTATGAACCCACGAAATGTACCTTCATAGAAGTGCTTAAATAGAAGGCCACTTTACCTATATTTGGTTAAGCAAGTAATCTGACTTCTATTCAAAAACTCAGCATGAAAGCAATGTTGTCTTTTGTTATGACTACTGTAGATTTGTTCTGAATTTTTACCTCCCCTGTTGGCTAAAACCGGTTTTAAAACTGCAGCAAAACAATGATTGGTCGGTGGGCAGTTTAGAATGGTTGGATTGTGTAGAGTAGCATAGTgacgagaaaaaaaagagcataaCAAAAGATGGACACCGACTACATGCCAGCCCAGTACTTGAAAATCATTTAGCGCAGTTGTTGATATCTTAATTGAGAAATAGGAGTTTATTCTTAGATAACCATGCCTTTTTTTAATATATGAGCTGCATCCTATTGTTGAATATTTGATTAATCATTTGTTGTACTGACTTATGCGACTGTTTCTTCACTGCATAAACATTGCTGCTGAATATAAAACAATACGGTAAGATTCTCACTGAGAACTGGGATTAAGACTAATGGCATTTAATCCAATGCCATATGGATTAAATGCCTTTACTTTTGAAGTAATCAAATAATGATCTGACAtgtgatttttttaagtaatcactgttgttcttttttctccaGTAGCGTGTTTACTTCATGGGGAAAAACGATGTGGAAAAAATTACCCTCAGTGAGCTGCCTCTCAACCTGATATCCTTTCCACATGGATGCCAGGAGAAGTATTATCTGATGGCAAATTGAACTGGTGGTGGCAGAGAATACTTTGCCAAGTGGATGAGTAGTTTCAAATATTTCCTACTGAGATACCAACATCAGCCGTGACCCAGAGGTTGAAGGAATTATGACTTCCACAGTTGTCAGTTGGCTTTTCCTCGTGTCTATTATCATTCTGACCATCGGTGGTAATGTGATGGTGTGCTTGGCTGTAGGACTCAGTCGACGACTATGGAGAATTACTAACTGCTTTGTGGTGTCACTAGCAGTGGCAGATCTCCTGCTCGGCCTGCTGGTGCTGCCCTTGTCTGCCTTTGTGGAGCTACATGGTCGAAAATGGCCTTTTGGAGGAATCCTATGTAATATCTACATCTCGCTGGATGTCATGCTTTGTACATGCTCTATTCTGACCCTCCTTGCAATCAGTGTGAACCGATACCTGGCCATTTCATCTCCCCTCAGCCACTCCCGGAGAGTTACCCCTCAAAGAGTTACACTGGCCATCGTCTCAATCTGGGTGTTGTCACTTGCCATTGCCTTTTTGCCCATTAACCTGGGCTGGAACACAGCAGATTACAGCGTGCAGCACTCAGACTGGAGGATGGGAGATGAAGACAAGGAGGGACGCTACTGCCAGTTTGAATGGAATAACAACTATGTTCTTATTTATGCCTTTTTCTCATTCTACATGCCTCTACTGCTTATGTGCGGGATGtatctctgcattttcaaagtggCGCGAGAACAGGTCAGTAATTTGTGTTGTGATTTTTGTAAAACATCTAAATCATAGGTCACTACTTCTAAAGGAACCCTGACTGATAAAACTTGTAGGACTTAGAATGCTCTAAGTTacacaaaaatactttattagaAACACAATAAGTACACTCCATTATTAATTTACATGCACATATAGCTGTTGGGTAATCTGACCACAATTAGTTATCCAAAGCTTAATTTAAGATCTCCCTCAGCAAAGTATACATTGgagcatatttatttatgaaaggAGATTATTTTTTCCCACAATTCCTTGCAGGTGCATCTTCCATGTTGACACTCGATTATTTTCATCCAGTCGTACTAGTTGTAACTTGTGTGGATAAATATGAGGACAGAAGGGTGAGCGTAAGGAGCCTATTACAACACTATATTACACGTAATAATACAGTCATATTATACATCATCTATAATATATGGTAACCCCATCGTGTAACAATGTGGTAACAATGTAATAGATGAAGTATCTAAAGCACTTCTTGTTGAATATTCTTTAAACACTTGtagtttcagtgctgcagaaTTGTAAATGCAGCAAGGTTAACTTTTCCTAGGTCCTTATGAATTTGTCCCACCACTTATCCTCAAACCCATGATGTTTTCCATggtaaataaaaagataaaaagagaTATTTTTTACCGGACTCTTGGCCTTTCCAGTCACCATCTGTAGTGCATTGCAACATAAACATCAATAGATTTTCTCTAATGATATTAAAACAACGCCACTTTGAGTCTTTTAAAGATCACATTTATATAGCCATTGAATGTTCACTTAGTATACCATACGAGTCATATAGTCAGGGTTCTTTTTAAGGCTTgccttcttttttgtttgttgttcttGAAATTAAGAGAACATATGACCTTATATTAGTGATCTGCATTTTAGTGAAGACAAGTATTTCAAGGAATATTTTAATATGATTCATCCAAAGTCAAATTTGTCTTGTAAGATTAATGCTAGTACTATCAACCCAGTGACTGAGCTCAGTCCTAAGATCTAATTTCCTGTGTCCTCTGGTTCTCTATCCCTGTCCTAACCAATCTTTTCAGGTGCGGCGTATTCGTGCCACCACCCCATCATTTGCCCGCTCAGCAACTGCAGCCATAGCACGGGAGCACAAAGCTACAGTGACCCTGGCAGCTGTGCTGGGGGCTTTTGTCATCTGTTGGTTCCCCTACTTCACTTTCTTCACGTGCAAGGGCATAAGGGAAAAGACAAACCCCCCTAATATACTACATTCAGTTGTCCTGTGGCTTGGCTATTTCAACTCAACCCTTAATCCCATTCTGTATCCAGCATTCAACAGGGATTTCCGCCAAGCCTATGGAGAGCTGCTTCGCTGCAGAGCCCCATCATTCAGAAAACTGCAGGTTACATGTGTGCCTTTACACAAACGATTGGCCTTCTTTAATGGATTCAGGGTCCCCCAACAGTCTCACATGGAAAAAGTTAAAATTGAAATTGAGGAGAAGAACCTCACTCTACATAAGAATGGCATCCCTGATGAGCAAAGCTGAAAATGCTGTGGATACTGTTTCACTGATGGACTGTTGATACAAATATTGTAATGACAAACTTGCTAAACCACCCGCAGCACCAGATTAGCAGATAAGTTATATTCTCAGTGAGTAGTGCCAAAGGTCATACAGTTTAAGGCAAAAACACAATGAATGTTACGGGAATGTTTTGGTAAGGTACTGGATACAACAAAATACAAAATCCACAGTTCTAGTGCTTTAATGAAAGTGCACGTCATCTCCTTGATTGCTTCAAATATCAAACTGAAGTTTGCAGTATTGAAACGTGTTTGTTACAGTTAAGAGTTAAAAGTTGTGGAGCTGAGTGGAATGAATTGATAACTCCGtaaatgtttcaacaaaatGCACAGAGACAAAGGTGGTTAAAAGTTTGCAGAGTGTTTATTTTCCCTCCTTTCGGCCCTGCCAGTGACAGTGAATAAGTGACCAGAAAGTTGATTTCATGTGCAGAACATGTTTATCGTTGGAATGACCTGAAGTTGGATGACCTAAAGGAATTCCTTGACATTTTAACAAATTAAGTGTAACTGAACAAGACGTACTTTCAAAAAGGACATTTGAAAGTAATGACTGACATTACTTTATGATGAAGACTGGTTGTAATGATAATCTTCTGGTTTTGTACTGAATATGCACTACAAtacaaagtaaaaataataTTAGAGGGACAGTCTTAAGTGCAATGGAATGATCATTCAAATTGTATTACCTGTAATGTACTATATGTTATTGACACTGTTCTAATGTATAAGTGTGACATCAGTAGATTAATTATCCTGTTCATAGAGGTATATGGTAATGTGGAGAGCAGTTAGGCTTGtggcaaaatgtaaaaaaagatacagaaataAAGGACAGTGGTGGATGTTATAATGAGCAAAATGTTTCTCATAGTAgaaatgtattgtattaaaggaacatatttattataattttttaagTGCTTTCTAAGTCTTTTAACTTGTAATTAGTCAGTAACTCTTTCCATAGCAATATGCCTTTCAAACCTGTGCAACATTCTGATTGCCATTCTCTATTAGGGAGAGATTTTAACTAAAGGACATAATCTATTTAATAGATTTTCCCCGCTTCAGATTATACAGAAGGTATTTCCAAACTAAAACTGTGATATATTTAACTTTTAAACTAATTTCTTGTTTTGTTCAATGTTGAATGTCATAAATATATTTCACATACTGTAAATTGATTGAAAGTTAAACAAGATTTTGTTGTTTGAATCAGTGGTGGATGGGAGTGGTTTTTAAAGAACTGTCACTGACAATTAAAAATTGACACGGCAAGATAAATGTGGCTGGTGGAAGATTCATGTCAGTCTTGGAGCTGTTGCTGGCAGCTGAAGTTGAGAAAAGGAGttaaattttgtttttgtcttataGATAAAAGAATGCTTCTTTTTAGCAGAGAAAGAAGCGTAAGTTACAACCTTATCTTTATTGTCTCTGCCTCATATAAGAAAACCTCAGTTAGCATCTCAGTCCTGTCTCAGACTAACATTTTTTCTCATCCAAAAATGTTTGGTAGGTCTTTGAAAATTACATGCCACAGTCTTGGaagtttgtaacttttcaaaatgttctctgctttCTTGCAGACATAATATTATAATTGAATGTGGATTACGTTGCACATATACTGATTTCACACATACCCCACATTCAGATCcctgtaaaatgtaaatcagaagaaaatacgaaaaaaaaaaaaacagtgacattaaatcccacaactgtaggaCAAGCCAAAGATTGCCAAAAGCAAAACTTGCCAAATTCTCTGGTGATTCTTTAACTGAGCTGTAAGGACTCTAACTATGGACAGAGGCAAACTGGTAAAGTCACTCAAGAAAAGTTATTAATCCCCTAAAATCTCATTTGTGTTCCTCAAAATTgtacatttgaaactttttgcAAAGAATCATGGTCCTAAAATGACCCATGGGAGGGACTATTCACATGGACTCTGCAGCTCCAGATACCAAGACTGAATACTTGAGTCCAGAACTTGAGGACAAGAAAGGTGCAGAGAGCAGACAATAAACTTGCCAGTTGATAGACATGTCTGCTCATAATTAGTTTAGTTATTAGTTTAGCTCAGTTGTTATTGGGTCACATTTACTGTCTGTAACACACATGAAAGCTTTAGCTCTAAACGTGGTTCTGCATCTACACTCCTTTGGAGGTTAACAAGCGCTCTTGTTGTAGCACTTTGCTGTCACTTAGGGGTAGTATCAGAAATATTTGGAGCAATCTGAGCTGTAGACTGCTCATCGTggtgttgctgctgttgctggtcctttagctttgtatTGCTTTGGAAAAAACCGAAGCCAAAATGGACAAAGATGTGGTTTGTGATCgagtcacagaatcctgttgcacaggctggaaaactgggttggactttctggagcggtccttaactggttcaggtcctacttagaaggccggagttattttgttacaattggcagctatgaatctgagcgagtggccatgacttgtggagtcccccaggggtcaattcttggacctcttctgtttaacttgtatatgctccctttgggtcagatattgcaaaattttaacatcaattatcacagttatgcagacgatacacaactgtatgtgtctctgtcaccggacaactgcagcccagcagacgtactgtgaggaaataaacacctggatgagagagaattttctacaattaaatgaagacaaaactgagatcatccTGTTtagtagcaaagagaagagggtcagcgttggtaaatatcttgagactcgggaccttacaatcactgaccaagttcgtaacctcggagtgttgatagactcagatctgactttcagcagccacatcaaagctgtcaccaaggcagctttttaccatctcagaaacatcaacagaattaaaggtttcctctcccaaaaagaccaggagaaactcatccatgcactcatctccagtagactcgattactgtaatgctcttttaactggacttcccaaaaagagcattaaacatctgcagctcatccagaacgctgctgctagagttttaacccggactaagagatctgaacacatcacaccagttttaaaatctttacactggcttccagtcagtcacagaatagattttaaaagcctgctgatggtttacaaatcccagaacggtttaggcccaaaatacatctgtgatatgttcagagaatataaacccagcagagctcttagatccaaggactcaggtcagctggtccagtacagagtccagactaaacatggagaagcagcatttagctgttatgctgcaaacaagtggaacaaactgccagtggagattaaactttcaccaaatggagacatttttaaatccaggttaaaaacaattctgttctcatgtgtctatgcatgaaatctgcacggtatctttgaatttatctggactgttgctcgtttttaaattcatttaaattattttaattgtttctctttatattcttttatgtatttttaatgcttcttccactccctgctgcaatgcttttattttatgtaaagcactttgaattgttttgtacataaaatgtgcaatacaaataaatttgatttgattttgatttgagtGAAACTGTGTTAAAACAATAAATATTGTATAGCGCTGTAATATGTGTTCGTGCTTTTCACCTGTAgttctttgatttatttattttttatttgttttggaacTTTGTCGTGACACCCCCAACGGTCACTCACATATTGCAACTTTCGTATGCGTAACATTAATTTCTGAGGATGTGCACAAAACACCAAACATACGCAGGAAGTGCGAAGCAGCCATGATAAACACTCGTACCAGCAGTTAACAGCAGTTGTATTTGAAGCTTATTGCTGACTGGAACCCATGTGCAAACAAAATGGGCCCTCATAATCACAGTCATAAACAGTGCGAGTCAAGCCTTTTGTCTTCAAAAGGAGGGCAAAACACACCAAGTAGCTTTACCTCCAGGCTTCTACTATCATGGTCACCTAGCTTAGGCTGACTTCTCCACGCTAGTTCCTGACTTCAtagtgttagattcggttcttttagttggaagctcaagaacggaccggagtaattcaagtgaaaattaagtctttatttgtagtcacacgtcaaagcatatcagcgctgggctcagtgggaaagaatccccgcaggaagtctgtcagactgcgcctcgatttccgggtatcatttgtatttatagcctcataggttggactcacactcgaccgagtatgattggacatgagtaggttcaacatgcttcgtcatattctctggatcagcccaaaacaatgtatgtgtgtgtgaatctgcccttgctttcccaattgttttgtctttctactcctggatcactttaggtcataatggaaaagtactgagacttatttcattcataatgtctaagaacaaagccaatttttaccaTAGGTTCATCACAGCACACCCTGCAATTAGGTAAAGTAGGTTCGGTCAGGTCTGTGTTCGACATGGAACACGAAAACAGTCTTTGAGACCttgggtccgtttcacaaagcaggttcaaccaactctgagtctattcctgatctctgagttgatcttctctgagatagaaaactctgagttttgggttccagaaacgctgatttgagtgagtttaatcaactctgagtaggttcaccttgagttttgcgtgtgcgccacaactttaaaaagccagcatcaatgg encodes:
- the hrh2b gene encoding histamine receptor H2b gives rise to the protein MTSTVVSWLFLVSIIILTIGGNVMVCLAVGLSRRLWRITNCFVVSLAVADLLLGLLVLPLSAFVELHGRKWPFGGILCNIYISLDVMLCTCSILTLLAISVNRYLAISSPLSHSRRVTPQRVTLAIVSIWVLSLAIAFLPINLGWNTADYSVQHSDWRMGDEDKEGRYCQFEWNNNYVLIYAFFSFYMPLLLMCGMYLCIFKVAREQVRRIRATTPSFARSATAAIAREHKATVTLAAVLGAFVICWFPYFTFFTCKGIREKTNPPNILHSVVLWLGYFNSTLNPILYPAFNRDFRQAYGELLRCRAPSFRKLQVTCVPLHKRLAFFNGFRVPQQSHMEKVKIEIEEKNLTLHKNGIPDEQS